The window CTATTAAAGAGGCAAAGGAACTTTTTAATAAGGTAAAAAAAACCGGCGCAATTATTTGCGCGCCATTTACTTATCTTTCTGAATTAAAATCCGATAATTTATGCGCCCAGAATTGTTATTGGGAAGCATCCGGGCCGTATACTGGCGAAATTTCCCTGGATATGCTGAAAGATTTAGGAGTTGCTTATGTAATTATCGGCCATTCGGAAAGAAGAGTGCATTTTAAAGAGACAGATGAAATGATAAATAAAAAACTTAAAGCCGCGCTTGCAACGGATTTAAGGCCGATTTTGTGCATTGGCGAGAAAAAAGGAGAAGACGCCAAAGAGGTAATTAAAAAGCAATTGGAACAGGATTTAAACGGAATTTCGAAAAAAGATTTAGACAGAATAATTATTGCTTATGAGCCGGTTTGGGCAATTGGAACAGGAGATTTTTGTGAAGCATCTAAAGCCAAAGAATCTTTGGAATCCATAAAAGAAAAACTTAATAATAAGGTTTTATACGGCGGAAGTGTAAATAGCAAAATTTCCAAGGATTATATTGATGTTGGATTTGACGGATTATTAGTTGGAGGAGCCAGTTTAAAAGTAGATGAATTTATAAAAATAAATCAAAATGTCTAAGATTGAAACACTTAAAAAATTAGATGTAAAAAATA is drawn from Patescibacteria group bacterium and contains these coding sequences:
- the tpiA gene encoding triose-phosphate isomerase, with amino-acid sequence MKPLIVANWKMNPSTIKEAKELFNKVKKTGAIICAPFTYLSELKSDNLCAQNCYWEASGPYTGEISLDMLKDLGVAYVIIGHSERRVHFKETDEMINKKLKAALATDLRPILCIGEKKGEDAKEVIKKQLEQDLNGISKKDLDRIIIAYEPVWAIGTGDFCEASKAKESLESIKEKLNNKVLYGGSVNSKISKDYIDVGFDGLLVGGASLKVDEFIKINQNV